In the genome of Elusimicrobiota bacterium, one region contains:
- the rfbF gene encoding glucose-1-phosphate cytidylyltransferase, whose protein sequence is MKTVILAGGLGTRLSEETIIKPKPMVEIGNKPIMLHIMNTYASYGYKEFILALGYLGEIVKEYFLNYYYHQNNLTIDLKIGKTEVLNENCSDWKVHLIDTGLETMTGGRLFRLRDFLKGQSFMLTYGDGVANIDIKKLVAFHKAHGKVATVTAVRPVARFGGIILEKEKVKDFKEKPQTVEGWINGGFFVFEPKIFDYLHSDTDVLEGEPMEKLVKDGQLMAYQHEGFWQCMDTVRDKHNLENMWISGKAPWIK, encoded by the coding sequence ATGAAAACAGTTATTCTGGCAGGCGGATTGGGTACGCGGTTAAGCGAAGAAACAATTATTAAGCCAAAACCTATGGTTGAGATCGGTAACAAGCCAATTATGCTGCATATAATGAATACTTATGCGAGCTATGGCTATAAAGAATTTATTTTGGCATTAGGATATTTAGGTGAAATTGTAAAAGAATATTTTCTGAATTATTACTACCATCAAAACAACCTTACGATTGATTTGAAAATAGGTAAGACTGAAGTTTTAAATGAAAACTGCAGCGATTGGAAAGTCCATTTAATTGATACCGGTCTTGAAACAATGACCGGGGGGCGTCTTTTCCGACTCAGGGATTTTCTGAAGGGGCAGTCATTTATGCTAACATACGGCGACGGTGTTGCGAACATAGATATAAAAAAACTCGTGGCGTTTCATAAGGCACACGGTAAAGTTGCAACTGTTACAGCTGTTAGGCCTGTGGCCCGTTTTGGCGGAATAATCTTAGAAAAAGAAAAAGTTAAAGATTTCAAAGAAAAACCTCAGACAGTCGAAGGGTGGATTAATGGAGGATTTTTCGTTTTTGAACCAAAAATATTTGATTACCTGCACAGTGATACAGATGTTCTTGAAGGTGAGCCGATGGAAAAACTTGTCAAAGATGGCCAGCTGATGGCCTACCAGCATGAAGGTTTTTGGCAGTGCATGGATACTGTCCGAGATAAGCATAATCTTGAGAATATGTGGATCTCCGGAAAAGCACCGTGGATTAAGTAG
- a CDS encoding four helix bundle protein, producing MQIKSVRDLDVYKLAFNSAMEIFETTKLFPKDEKYSLVDQIVRSSRSVCSNLAEAWRKRRYILAFRNKLTDAMQEASETQTWLEFCFSCKYIPKSKYEKLFEDYEHILAMLNNMEMKAKSFCFLSSQSRNFIASQPQLKRSTNE from the coding sequence ATGCAGATAAAAAGCGTGAGAGATCTTGATGTATACAAATTAGCTTTTAATTCAGCTATGGAAATATTCGAAACGACAAAATTATTTCCGAAAGATGAAAAATATTCCCTGGTTGATCAGATCGTAAGGTCATCAAGGTCAGTTTGTTCCAATCTTGCAGAAGCTTGGCGGAAAAGGCGCTACATTTTAGCATTTAGAAATAAACTTACAGATGCCATGCAAGAGGCTTCAGAAACGCAAACATGGCTTGAATTTTGCTTTTCCTGTAAATATATTCCCAAAAGCAAATATGAGAAACTTTTTGAAGATTATGAACATATATTGGCTATGCTAAACAATATGGAAATGAAAGCGAAATCATTTTGTTTCTTATCTTCACAATCTCGCAACTTCATAGCTTCGCAGCCTCAGCTAAAAAGGAGCACGAATGAATAA
- the rfbG gene encoding CDP-glucose 4,6-dehydratase codes for MNNCFNGIYKGKRVLVTGHTGFKGSWLTMWLLSLGAKVTGYSLYLPSVPCNFSVCKLDKHIEHITGDVRDLKKLETVFKKCKPEIVFHLAAQPIVKKSFEDPKLTFDTNAGGTVNIFECLRKNPFVKSAVIITSDKCYKNQEWKKGYTETDILGGDDPYSASKACAEIVANSYIKSFFNNKNSTRISTTRAGNVIGGGDWAADRIVPDCIRAFSNNRVVVIRNPKSTRPWQHVLEPLSGYLWLGAQLYSSAKLHGESFNFGPAKNVDQSVKEVVEALAKHWGNGRWRIDNKKRFGKETHLLKLSCEKSFKLIGWKPTLSFKETIEKTAHWYKRYYLQNGDMYSYSMAQIAEYASLALKRGSHWSRKIK; via the coding sequence ATGAATAATTGTTTTAACGGGATATATAAGGGCAAACGGGTATTAGTGACCGGCCATACCGGTTTTAAAGGTTCTTGGCTTACCATGTGGTTGCTATCGCTCGGGGCAAAAGTAACCGGATATTCTCTTTATTTGCCTTCGGTACCATGCAATTTCAGTGTTTGCAAACTAGATAAACATATTGAACACATAACAGGAGACGTAAGAGATCTAAAGAAGCTTGAAACGGTGTTTAAAAAATGTAAACCTGAGATAGTTTTTCACCTTGCGGCCCAGCCTATAGTCAAAAAATCATTTGAAGACCCAAAGCTTACTTTTGACACTAATGCAGGCGGAACAGTAAATATTTTTGAATGCCTCAGAAAAAATCCCTTTGTTAAATCTGCGGTTATAATTACAAGTGATAAATGCTATAAAAATCAGGAATGGAAAAAAGGTTATACAGAAACAGATATTTTAGGCGGAGACGACCCTTATAGTGCTTCAAAAGCCTGTGCTGAAATTGTTGCAAATTCTTATATCAAAAGTTTCTTTAATAACAAAAATTCTACTAGAATCTCAACGACACGGGCTGGGAATGTTATTGGGGGTGGTGACTGGGCTGCAGATAGGATTGTACCTGATTGTATAAGAGCATTTTCGAATAATAGGGTTGTTGTAATAAGAAATCCTAAATCTACCAGGCCTTGGCAGCATGTACTGGAGCCGCTAAGCGGGTATCTATGGCTCGGTGCTCAGTTATACTCCTCAGCTAAATTGCACGGAGAATCTTTCAATTTTGGGCCAGCCAAGAATGTTGACCAATCGGTTAAAGAAGTGGTTGAAGCTTTGGCTAAACACTGGGGAAACGGAAGGTGGCGTATAGACAATAAAAAAAGATTTGGCAAAGAAACGCATTTGCTTAAACTCTCTTGTGAAAAATCTTTCAAGCTTATTGGCTGGAAACCTACTTTATCATTTAAAGAAACCATAGAAAAAACAGCCCATTGGTACAAAAGGTATTATTTGCAGAATGGCGATATGTATTCCTACTCTATGGCGCAGATTGCAGAATATGCAAGCTTGGCGTTGAAACGAGGCTCGCACTGGTCAAGGAAAATAAAATGA
- a CDS encoding dTDP-4-dehydrorhamnose 3,5-epimerase family protein: MIEGVIIEPLKQIVDDRGKVMHMLRADSPSFSKFGEIYFSQVNTGVVKAWKKHKIMTQHFAVPVGEIVLVIFDDRANSKTRGVVQKINTGEDNYCLVRIPPMVWYGFKGISKTPALIANCSDIPHDPSETIKADIADKNIPFSW; encoded by the coding sequence ATGATAGAGGGTGTTATAATAGAACCATTAAAGCAGATAGTTGATGATAGGGGGAAAGTTATGCATATGCTTAGGGCGGATTCCCCTTCTTTTAGTAAGTTTGGAGAGATATATTTTTCACAGGTGAACACTGGTGTGGTTAAGGCATGGAAAAAACATAAAATTATGACTCAACATTTTGCCGTTCCGGTGGGAGAAATAGTTCTTGTTATATTTGATGATCGAGCGAATTCAAAGACAAGAGGTGTGGTTCAAAAAATAAATACCGGTGAAGATAATTATTGTCTGGTTAGAATACCTCCAATGGTATGGTATGGTTTTAAAGGTATTTCTAAGACGCCTGCTTTAATAGCAAATTGTTCGGACATTCCACACGATCCATCCGAAACTATTAAAGCTGATATTGCAGATAAAAATATTCCTTTTTCGTGGTAA